The following are encoded together in the Pseudoalteromonas ruthenica genome:
- the nqrF gene encoding NADH:ubiquinone reductase (Na(+)-transporting) subunit F, producing MLEVYLGVGVFVAIVVMLVLVIIAAKSKLVPTGDVTIGINGDPDKAITTSPGSKLLGALADAGIFVSSACGGGGSCGQCRVDVKEGGGDILPTELDHISKGEARQGCRLACQVAVKSDMEIELEESIFGIKKWDCEVISNDNKATFIKELKLKIPDGEVVPFRAGGYIQIEAPAHHVKYKDFDIPEEYRPDWERFGFFDLESKVDEETIRAYSMANYPEEFGIIMLNVRIATPPPNNLSLPCGKMSSYIWSLKEGDKVTISGPFGEFFAKETDAEMVFVGGGAGMAPMRSHIFDQLKRLNSDRKMSFWYGARSKREMFYVEDFDGLAAENDNFVWHVALSDPQPEDNWEGYTGFIHNVLYDNYLKDHEAPEDCEYYMCGPPMMNAAVINMLKDLGVEDENILLDDFGG from the coding sequence ATGCTTGAGGTATATTTAGGCGTAGGTGTATTCGTCGCTATCGTGGTTATGCTGGTTTTGGTCATCATTGCGGCCAAGTCAAAGCTAGTACCCACAGGTGACGTCACCATCGGGATCAATGGTGATCCTGACAAAGCAATTACAACATCACCAGGTAGCAAGCTACTGGGTGCCCTAGCAGATGCAGGTATTTTCGTATCTTCTGCATGTGGCGGCGGTGGCTCATGTGGCCAGTGTCGTGTTGATGTTAAAGAGGGCGGTGGTGATATCCTGCCGACCGAACTTGACCACATCTCTAAAGGTGAAGCACGTCAGGGCTGTCGTCTTGCGTGTCAGGTTGCTGTTAAAAGCGACATGGAGATTGAGCTAGAAGAGTCTATCTTCGGGATCAAGAAGTGGGATTGTGAAGTTATCTCTAACGATAACAAAGCAACCTTCATCAAAGAGCTTAAGCTTAAGATCCCAGACGGTGAGGTTGTACCTTTCCGCGCCGGTGGTTATATTCAAATTGAAGCACCTGCTCACCACGTTAAATACAAGGACTTTGATATTCCTGAAGAGTATCGTCCTGACTGGGAGCGTTTCGGCTTCTTTGACCTAGAGTCAAAAGTAGACGAAGAAACTATTCGTGCTTACTCAATGGCGAACTACCCAGAAGAGTTTGGCATCATCATGTTGAACGTGCGTATTGCTACGCCGCCGCCAAACAACCTAAGCCTACCTTGCGGTAAGATGTCATCGTACATCTGGTCGCTTAAAGAAGGCGATAAGGTGACAATTTCTGGTCCATTTGGTGAATTCTTCGCTAAAGAAACTGACGCAGAGATGGTCTTTGTCGGTGGTGGTGCAGGTATGGCACCGATGCGTTCACACATCTTCGACCAGCTGAAGCGTTTGAACTCAGATCGTAAGATGAGCTTCTGGTACGGTGCACGCTCTAAGCGTGAGATGTTCTACGTTGAAGACTTTGACGGTCTAGCTGCAGAAAACGATAACTTCGTGTGGCACGTAGCGCTTTCTGATCCTCAGCCAGAGGACAACTGGGAAGGCTATACTGGCTTTATCCACAACGTATTGTACGATAACTATCTTAAGGACCATGAAGCGCCTGAAGACTGTGAGTACTACATGTGTGGGCCACCGATGATGAACGCAGCCGTAATCAACATGCTAAAAGACTTAGGTGTTGAAGACGAAAATATCCTATTGGATGACTTCGGCGGCTAA
- the nqrE gene encoding NADH:ubiquinone reductase (Na(+)-transporting) subunit E, with amino-acid sequence MEQYLNLFVKAVFIENLALAFFLGMCTFLAVSKKVKTSIGLGVAVIFVLGIAVPVNNLVYHAVLAPGALEWLGFPDADLSFLRFLTFIGVIAALVQILEMALDKFFPPLYNALGIFLPLITVNCAIFGAVSFMVERNYNFGESVVFGLGSGVGWALAITLLAGIREKMKYSDVPDGLRGLGITFITVGLMGLGFMSFSGISL; translated from the coding sequence GTGGAACAATATCTTAACTTATTTGTTAAAGCGGTTTTCATTGAAAACCTGGCGCTTGCCTTCTTCTTGGGGATGTGTACTTTCCTTGCGGTATCAAAGAAAGTAAAAACTTCAATTGGTCTAGGTGTAGCGGTTATCTTCGTACTGGGTATTGCCGTACCGGTGAATAACTTAGTTTATCACGCGGTATTAGCGCCGGGCGCACTGGAGTGGTTGGGTTTCCCTGACGCTGATTTAAGCTTCTTGCGCTTTTTGACGTTCATCGGTGTTATTGCTGCCCTAGTACAAATCCTAGAAATGGCATTGGATAAGTTCTTCCCACCGCTTTATAACGCGTTGGGCATCTTCCTGCCATTGATCACGGTAAACTGTGCGATTTTCGGTGCGGTATCGTTCATGGTAGAGCGTAATTACAACTTCGGTGAGTCAGTGGTCTTTGGCCTTGGTTCTGGTGTAGGTTGGGCGCTGGCAATCACGTTGCTAGCGGGTATTCGCGAGAAGATGAAGTACTCAGACGTTCCTGATGGTTTGCGTGGTTTAGGTATCACCTTTATCACAGTAGGTCTGATGGGTCTGGGCTTTATGTCATTCTCTGGTATTTCACTATAA